In a single window of the Chondrocystis sp. NIES-4102 genome:
- a CDS encoding ATP-NAD/AcoX kinase translates to MPKQKAGIVYNNIKPIACKIASEIEDQLTTAGWDVRMTTGVGGILEYSSPTSPVCHTRIEQLTPPNFDREVQFAVVLGGDGTVLSACRQLAPYGIPLLTVNTGHMGFLTETYLSHLEEAIEQLLSKDYKIEERSMLTVRVFRQKKLIWEALSLNEMVLHREPLTSMCHFEVKIGKHAPVDVAADGIIISTPTGSTAYSLSAGGPVVTPEVPVLQLAPICPHSLASRALVFSDRESVMVFPATPNRMVMVVDGNGGCYISPDDYIQLEKSVYTARFIRLRSPEFFRVLREKLGWGLPHIAKPTSVELP, encoded by the coding sequence GTGCCAAAGCAAAAAGCCGGCATTGTTTATAACAATATAAAGCCTATAGCTTGCAAAATTGCTTCAGAAATTGAAGATCAATTAACTACTGCGGGCTGGGATGTACGGATGACCACAGGAGTAGGAGGCATATTAGAATATTCGTCCCCTACCAGTCCTGTCTGTCACACTCGAATTGAACAGTTAACACCTCCCAACTTTGATCGCGAGGTACAATTTGCCGTAGTTTTAGGAGGAGACGGTACAGTTTTATCTGCTTGTAGACAATTAGCCCCTTATGGTATTCCGTTACTAACTGTTAATACTGGTCACATGGGCTTTTTGACCGAAACATATTTAAGTCACTTGGAAGAAGCAATAGAACAATTACTAAGTAAAGATTATAAAATAGAAGAACGTTCTATGCTTACGGTGCGAGTTTTTCGGCAGAAAAAATTAATCTGGGAAGCATTGAGTCTTAATGAAATGGTACTACATCGAGAGCCATTGACAAGTATGTGCCATTTTGAAGTAAAAATTGGTAAACACGCTCCTGTGGATGTAGCAGCAGATGGCATTATTATATCAACTCCTACAGGGTCAACTGCTTACTCATTGAGCGCAGGCGGGCCAGTAGTAACCCCAGAAGTTCCAGTTTTACAGTTAGCCCCAATTTGTCCCCATTCCCTAGCTTCAAGGGCATTAGTATTTAGCGATCGCGAATCTGTGATGGTTTTTCCAGCTACCCCTAATAGAATGGTAATGGTAGTAGATGGTAACGGCGGTTGCTATATTTCTCCTGATGATTATATTCAACTAGAAAAATCAGTTTATACGGCTCGTTTTATTCGTTTGCGATCGCCTGAATTTTTTCGCGTCCTTAGAGAAAAGCTTGGTTGGGGGCTACCTCATATTGCCAAACCCACCTCAGTCGAGCTTCCCTAG
- a CDS encoding two component transcriptional regulator, winged helix family protein, whose amino-acid sequence MATNLNYPILLLTDSIFSQQASLDLQAAGYQPIVEKVQKGWKKLSVYVPKMVIVDRVFTGKLGFNLCRELRNTGERIPLLLLVDQETVEERVACLEIGADDYLLKPYQKEKLLEQINFYLQPTVDVPGQLRFGELILDLGTRQVIRNEQIIDLTVKEFELLKYLMSNPQQVMTREEIIENVWGYDYRGESNVIEVYIRYLRLKMESHNQKRLIQTVRGIGYVLRDS is encoded by the coding sequence ATGGCTACTAATCTTAATTACCCCATTCTTTTGCTCACGGATAGTATATTTTCTCAACAAGCTAGTTTAGATTTACAAGCTGCTGGGTATCAACCTATTGTTGAAAAGGTACAAAAAGGCTGGAAAAAGCTGAGTGTTTATGTACCGAAAATGGTAATTGTAGATCGAGTCTTTACTGGTAAATTAGGTTTTAATTTATGTCGTGAGTTGAGAAATACAGGCGAAAGAATTCCTTTATTATTGTTGGTAGATCAGGAAACAGTTGAGGAAAGGGTAGCTTGTTTAGAGATAGGGGCAGATGACTATTTATTAAAACCTTATCAAAAGGAGAAGTTATTAGAACAAATTAACTTTTATCTCCAACCTACAGTTGATGTCCCAGGACAATTAAGATTTGGCGAATTAATATTAGATTTAGGTACACGTCAGGTAATTAGAAATGAACAAATTATCGACTTGACTGTTAAAGAGTTTGAACTCTTAAAATATTTAATGTCTAATCCTCAACAGGTGATGACTAGAGAGGAAATTATTGAAAATGTCTGGGGATATGATTATCGAGGTGAATCTAATGTTATAGAAGTATATATTCGCTATTTAAGACTTAAAATGGAAAGTCATAATCAAAAAAGATTGATTCAAACTGTACGAGGTATTGGTTATGTTTTACGAGACTCATAA
- a CDS encoding competence/damage-inducible protein CinA has translation MSAEVICIGTELLLGDILNTNSQYLAKELANLGIPHYYQTVVGDNVARIHQILETAIKRSNILIFTGGLGPTPDDLTTETIASFFDTPLWEDPDILADIEQKFASVGREMTPSNRKQALLPQGAKTLPNPKGTAPGIIWQPKENITILTFPGVPSEMYYMWEETAVPFLKTLGWGKDIIYSQMMRFRGIGESALAEKVAHLFDSSNPTVAPYAGKGEVRLRVSAKAPSKAEAAAMIDPVATEIKNIAGLDYFGSDHETLASVVGKLLDDAQQTLSVAESCTGGGLGAMLTDIPGSSSYFLGGVIAYANQVKEQLLNVDSQDLITHGAVSEIVAQQMALGVKERFKTDWGISITGIAGPSGDTPDKPVGLVYIAIANPDNQAIVKKCLLGQKRGRELVRYLSSCSALDLLRRSLSQSHS, from the coding sequence ATGAGCGCGGAAGTTATTTGCATTGGGACAGAATTACTTTTAGGGGATATTTTAAATACTAATTCTCAGTATTTAGCTAAAGAATTGGCTAATTTAGGTATTCCCCATTACTATCAAACAGTTGTTGGAGATAATGTAGCGCGTATTCATCAAATTTTAGAGACTGCTATTAAACGCTCTAATATTCTCATTTTTACTGGCGGTTTGGGCCCGACTCCAGATGATTTAACCACAGAAACTATTGCTAGTTTTTTTGATACTCCCCTGTGGGAAGATCCAGATATTCTGGCTGATATTGAGCAGAAATTTGCCTCCGTTGGACGCGAGATGACTCCTAGTAACCGTAAACAGGCACTATTACCCCAAGGTGCTAAAACTTTACCAAATCCAAAAGGTACAGCCCCTGGTATTATCTGGCAACCCAAAGAGAACATCACTATTCTAACTTTTCCTGGTGTTCCTTCTGAAATGTATTATATGTGGGAGGAGACAGCAGTACCATTTTTGAAAACTCTCGGTTGGGGTAAGGATATCATTTATAGTCAGATGATGCGTTTTAGGGGTATTGGTGAATCTGCCTTAGCTGAAAAAGTGGCTCATTTATTTGATTCTAGCAATCCTACTGTTGCTCCTTATGCGGGCAAAGGAGAGGTTCGTTTAAGAGTTTCTGCTAAAGCCCCTTCCAAGGCAGAAGCAGCAGCCATGATCGACCCAGTAGCTACAGAAATTAAAAATATTGCAGGCTTAGATTATTTTGGCAGTGATCATGAAACCTTAGCTTCCGTAGTAGGCAAGCTTTTAGATGATGCTCAACAAACTTTAAGTGTAGCTGAATCCTGTACAGGCGGTGGTTTGGGAGCAATGCTAACTGATATTCCAGGTAGCTCTAGTTATTTTTTAGGGGGAGTAATTGCCTATGCCAATCAAGTCAAAGAACAATTATTAAATGTAGACTCTCAAGACTTAATAACACATGGTGCAGTAAGTGAAATTGTTGCTCAACAAATGGCATTGGGAGTCAAAGAGCGTTTTAAAACAGATTGGGGTATTAGTATTACAGGTATAGCAGGTCCTAGTGGCGATACACCTGATAAACCAGTTGGTTTAGTTTATATTGCTATAGCCAATCCCGATAATCAAGCTATTGTTAAAAAATGTCTCTTAGGTCAGAAGCGAGGTAGAGAACTTGTACGCTATTTAAGCTCGTGTTCCGCCCTCGATCTCCTACGACGAAGTTTAAGCCAAAGTCACAGTTAG
- a CDS encoding putative glycosyl transferase yields MPVQLYHLIAFLVSVTFVLWTIPDVKTLGLKLGIVDQPNARKIHKDPVVRVGGVSIFAGTMTALSIVWLLGGFNAFDPVKVRELWVVIIGSILFFGIGFADDLFNLTPVSRLLMQLAVASGCWYLGVKIEFLSIPFYSDSTYSLVKIYWLSLPVTVVWLVGMANAINWIDGVDGLAAGVSGIAAFVMLVVTLFMNQPAAGLIAAALAGGALGFLRYNFNPAQIFMGDGGAYFMGFTLAAVGVIGLVKTTAITAVLLPYLILAVPILDMSAVILSRISKGKSPFIADKSHLHHWLLKSGISQRRTVLFIYSLTVWVGSLALGFSNIPSGWGYAIGATMLLSWQMWQVLQVLRDIRK; encoded by the coding sequence ATGCCTGTTCAACTGTATCATCTGATTGCCTTTCTAGTTTCTGTAACTTTTGTGTTATGGACTATACCTGACGTTAAAACCCTTGGTCTAAAGTTAGGTATAGTAGATCAGCCTAATGCCAGGAAGATTCATAAAGACCCCGTTGTTCGTGTTGGCGGGGTTTCAATTTTTGCAGGTACAATGACTGCTCTAAGCATTGTTTGGCTTCTGGGAGGTTTTAACGCCTTTGACCCAGTAAAAGTTAGGGAATTATGGGTAGTAATCATTGGCAGCATCTTATTTTTTGGAATTGGTTTTGCCGATGATCTATTTAATCTTACTCCTGTCTCACGTCTTCTTATGCAGCTTGCCGTAGCTTCGGGGTGTTGGTATTTGGGAGTTAAAATAGAATTTTTGTCTATTCCCTTTTACTCCGATTCTACTTACTCTTTAGTCAAAATATATTGGCTCAGTCTACCTGTTACCGTTGTTTGGTTAGTAGGTATGGCGAATGCGATCAATTGGATTGATGGTGTTGATGGTTTAGCTGCTGGCGTATCAGGCATTGCTGCCTTTGTGATGCTGGTAGTAACCCTATTTATGAATCAACCTGCTGCTGGTTTAATTGCTGCTGCTTTAGCTGGCGGAGCTTTAGGCTTTCTGCGCTATAACTTCAATCCTGCTCAAATCTTTATGGGGGATGGGGGTGCATATTTTATGGGCTTTACCCTGGCTGCCGTTGGGGTAATTGGCTTAGTTAAAACTACCGCAATCACGGCTGTTTTATTACCCTACCTAATCTTGGCAGTCCCTATTTTAGATATGTCGGCAGTGATTTTATCGCGAATTAGCAAAGGTAAATCTCCTTTTATAGCTGATAAAAGTCATCTTCATCATTGGTTATTAAAATCTGGTATTTCTCAACGCCGAACTGTTCTATTTATCTATAGTTTGACTGTTTGGGTGGGCAGCTTAGCTCTAGGATTTTCTAATATTCCTAGTGGTTGGGGATACGCTATTGGTGCGACAATGTTGTTGAGTTGGCAAATGTGGCAAGTTTTGCAAGTTTTGCGAGACATTCGTAAATAG
- a CDS encoding serine hydroxymethyltransferase, with translation MTQTNLDFLAQTDPEISEIIDLELKRQRSHIELIASENFTSPAVLAAQGSVLTNKYAEGLPGKRYYGGCEFVDRAEQLAIERAKQLFGAEMANVQPHSGAQANFAVFLTLLQPGDTIMGMDLSHGGHLTHGSPVNVSGKWFKVVQYGVNQETEQLDFDQIRALALKERPKLIICGYSAYPRTIDFAKFRAIADEVGAYLLADIAHIAGLVATGNHPNPVPYCDVVTTTTHKTLRGPRGGLILTRDPELGKQLNKAVFPGTQGGPLEHVIAAKAVAFGEALKPEFKAYCAQVIANAQAMAEAFKQRNFKLVSNGTDNHLILVDLRSIKMTGKKADALVSQINITANKNTVPFDPESPFVTSGLRLGSPAMTTRGMGTTEFQEIANIIADKLLNPEASETQNDCLRRVAALCDRFPLYPYLEIPVPAKI, from the coding sequence GTGACACAAACAAATTTAGACTTTCTTGCTCAAACAGATCCAGAAATTTCAGAAATCATTGATTTAGAACTAAAACGTCAGCGATCGCACATAGAACTAATTGCCAGTGAAAACTTTACTTCCCCTGCAGTCTTAGCTGCTCAAGGATCGGTATTAACCAATAAATATGCTGAAGGTTTACCAGGTAAACGCTATTATGGCGGTTGTGAATTTGTAGATCGTGCAGAACAATTAGCAATTGAGCGTGCTAAACAACTCTTTGGGGCTGAGATGGCAAATGTACAACCCCACTCTGGCGCACAGGCAAACTTTGCGGTATTCCTAACTTTACTCCAGCCAGGGGATACCATTATGGGTATGGATTTATCCCACGGTGGACACCTCACCCACGGATCACCAGTAAATGTTTCGGGTAAATGGTTTAAAGTAGTTCAGTATGGTGTAAATCAAGAAACCGAACAATTAGACTTTGATCAAATTCGCGCCTTAGCTTTAAAAGAACGTCCTAAACTAATCATTTGTGGCTATTCCGCTTATCCACGTACTATAGATTTTGCCAAATTTAGAGCGATCGCCGATGAAGTTGGTGCATACCTACTAGCTGATATTGCCCATATAGCAGGTTTAGTAGCAACAGGAAATCATCCTAATCCTGTTCCCTATTGTGATGTGGTAACTACTACTACACACAAAACCTTGCGTGGGCCCAGAGGAGGGTTAATACTAACCCGTGATCCAGAACTAGGTAAACAATTAAATAAGGCGGTTTTTCCAGGTACTCAGGGAGGCCCTCTAGAACACGTGATCGCAGCTAAAGCGGTAGCATTTGGGGAAGCTCTTAAACCAGAATTTAAAGCCTATTGTGCGCAAGTAATTGCTAATGCTCAGGCTATGGCTGAAGCTTTCAAACAACGCAACTTTAAATTAGTATCCAATGGTACAGATAACCACCTAATTTTAGTAGACTTGCGAAGTATTAAAATGACAGGGAAAAAAGCAGATGCTTTAGTTAGTCAAATTAACATCACCGCTAACAAAAACACTGTACCTTTTGATCCAGAATCACCTTTTGTTACCAGTGGTTTACGTTTAGGCTCTCCTGCCATGACTACTAGAGGAATGGGTACAACAGAATTTCAAGAAATTGCTAATATAATTGCCGACAAACTACTAAATCCAGAAGCGTCAGAAACGCAAAACGATTGTCTACGTAGGGTAGCAGCCTTATGCGATCGCTTTCCTCTTTATCCTTATTTAGAAATTCCTGTACCAGCTAAAATCTAA
- a CDS encoding 2-hydroxyhepta-2,4-diene-1,7-dioate isomerase, translating to MAQRYVRIKTNREQIYYGLLQANRSVIVYDAPPWLGGQLTDIEQEFETYQLLAPCVPSKIIAVGKNYLKHAAEMGTPVPQEPLLFLKPPTTIIADGQNINYPAQSQRVDYEGELALIIGDRCSHVTQDQAAKSIWGYTIANDVTARDLQKKDSQWTRAKGFDTFCPLGPWIVRELGVEAKIQTFLNNSNSPLQSASINDMVFKPDVLVSYISQIMTLIPGDIILTGTPEGVGPMQPGDAVRIEIEGIGCLSNQVISRVL from the coding sequence ATGGCACAACGCTATGTACGCATTAAAACTAATCGTGAGCAAATATATTATGGCTTACTACAGGCAAATCGTAGTGTAATTGTCTATGATGCTCCACCGTGGTTAGGTGGACAATTAACAGATATTGAACAGGAGTTTGAGACATATCAATTACTTGCTCCCTGTGTTCCTTCCAAAATTATCGCAGTCGGTAAAAATTATCTCAAACACGCAGCCGAAATGGGAACACCAGTACCCCAAGAGCCATTATTATTTCTTAAGCCACCAACTACTATTATTGCTGATGGGCAAAACATTAACTATCCTGCACAATCTCAACGAGTTGATTATGAAGGAGAATTAGCTCTAATAATAGGCGATCGCTGTAGCCATGTTACCCAAGATCAAGCAGCTAAAAGTATTTGGGGATATACAATTGCTAATGATGTCACAGCTAGGGATTTACAGAAAAAGGATTCTCAATGGACACGTGCTAAGGGATTTGACACTTTTTGTCCTTTAGGGCCTTGGATTGTCCGAGAATTAGGTGTAGAGGCAAAAATACAGACATTTTTAAATAATAGTAATAGTCCTCTGCAATCTGCTTCGATTAACGATATGGTGTTTAAACCTGATGTCTTGGTTTCCTATATCTCTCAAATAATGACTTTAATACCAGGGGATATTATTTTAACAGGTACACCAGAAGGCGTAGGGCCGATGCAGCCAGGAGATGCAGTACGCATAGAAATTGAAGGAATTGGCTGCTTGTCTAATCAAGTTATTAGTAGGGTACTTTAG
- the rps6 gene encoding 30S ribosomal protein S6, which translates to MSNKYEMMYILRPDLAEEQVEEAVNKYRDFLNENGAENLEIQVKGKRRLAYTVGKYLDGIYVQMNYQADGSQIAALERMMRLSEDTIRYLTIKPKKRAMVAAENVAATPIVEQEED; encoded by the coding sequence ATGAGCAATAAATATGAAATGATGTACATTCTGCGTCCTGATTTAGCGGAGGAGCAGGTCGAGGAAGCTGTAAATAAGTATAGAGACTTTCTTAACGAAAACGGCGCAGAGAATTTAGAAATACAAGTCAAAGGTAAGAGAAGACTTGCTTACACAGTGGGTAAATATCTAGATGGTATTTATGTACAGATGAATTATCAAGCAGATGGTAGTCAGATTGCTGCTTTAGAGAGGATGATGCGCTTGAGTGAAGATACTATTCGTTATCTAACTATTAAGCCCAAAAAACGCGCTATGGTAGCAGCAGAAAATGTGGCAGCAACACCTATAGTTGAACAAGAAGAAGATTAA
- a CDS encoding radical SAM domain-containing protein, translating to MNTTTQAITYPIVETFHSIQGEGYWTGVSAFFIRLGGCDVHCPWCDTKHSWNAQRHPLKSTEELSKIAKQVNPAIVVITGGEPLMHNLYPLTTELHNAGMQVHLETSGAHPLSGDFDWITFSPKQFKAPDKSIYKYAKELKVVITNEYDLQWAKQQAALVPKTAFCYLQPEWNSPQSQKLILNYIFQNPQWRMSLQTHKLLEIQ from the coding sequence TTGAATACTACAACTCAAGCTATCACCTACCCAATTGTAGAAACCTTCCATTCAATTCAGGGAGAAGGGTATTGGACAGGAGTAAGTGCCTTTTTCATTCGTTTAGGAGGTTGTGACGTTCATTGTCCGTGGTGTGATACAAAACACTCGTGGAATGCTCAACGCCATCCGCTCAAATCGACTGAGGAATTAAGCAAAATAGCCAAGCAAGTTAATCCTGCAATTGTAGTCATTACAGGAGGTGAACCATTAATGCACAATTTATATCCCCTCACCACAGAATTACATAATGCAGGTATGCAGGTTCACTTAGAAACTTCAGGCGCACATCCATTAAGTGGAGATTTCGACTGGATAACATTTTCTCCTAAACAGTTTAAAGCCCCTGACAAGAGTATTTATAAGTATGCTAAAGAATTAAAAGTAGTTATAACTAACGAGTACGATCTCCAGTGGGCTAAACAACAAGCAGCTTTAGTACCAAAAACAGCCTTCTGTTATTTACAACCAGAATGGAATTCGCCTCAAAGTCAAAAATTAATTTTAAATTACATATTTCAAAATCCCCAATGGCGGATGAGCTTGCAAACCCATAAACTATTGGAAATCCAATAA
- the folP gene encoding dihydropteroate synthase, which translates to MSLKIRNHNFNWGEKTYLMGILNVTPDSFSDGGKFNSLDAAQDQARMMINQGVDIIDIGGESTRPHAQAISVEEELKRVIPVIQQLRKESNIPISIDTTKSIIAQSAIAAGADIVNDISGATFDPQMLATVAQLNVPIILMHIRGTPKTMQTLTDYQDVVVEVKDFLVERVEQAIAYGIAKNKIIIDPGIGFAKTACQSLELLQRLGEFQALDLPLLVGVSRKSFMRPILQKEQPSDRVWGTAAACYAAIARGADILRVHDVPEMYDICRVADAIERNFVG; encoded by the coding sequence ATGTCTTTAAAAATCCGCAATCATAATTTTAATTGGGGAGAAAAAACCTATTTAATGGGTATTCTTAATGTCACTCCTGATAGTTTTAGTGATGGTGGAAAATTTAATAGTTTAGATGCTGCTCAAGATCAAGCTCGAATGATGATCAATCAGGGAGTAGATATTATTGATATTGGGGGAGAATCTACCCGTCCGCACGCTCAAGCAATATCCGTAGAGGAAGAGCTAAAAAGGGTAATACCTGTGATTCAACAGTTACGTAAAGAATCCAATATACCCATATCAATCGATACAACTAAATCAATTATTGCCCAAAGTGCGATCGCTGCAGGAGCAGATATAGTTAATGATATTTCTGGAGCAACTTTTGATCCTCAGATGTTAGCAACAGTGGCTCAATTAAATGTCCCAATTATTTTGATGCACATTCGCGGTACACCCAAAACTATGCAAACTTTAACTGATTATCAAGACGTAGTGGTCGAGGTTAAAGATTTTTTAGTTGAGAGAGTTGAGCAAGCTATTGCTTATGGTATTGCAAAAAATAAAATTATCATTGATCCTGGTATTGGCTTTGCTAAGACTGCTTGCCAAAGTTTAGAACTACTTCAACGTCTTGGTGAATTTCAAGCCTTAGATTTACCCCTTTTGGTAGGTGTATCGCGAAAAAGCTTTATGCGCCCAATTTTACAAAAAGAACAACCATCAGATCGAGTTTGGGGTACTGCTGCTGCTTGTTACGCTGCGATCGCCAGAGGTGCAGATATTTTACGAGTTCATGATGTGCCAGAAATGTATGATATTTGTCGCGTTGCCGATGCAATTGAACGTAATTTTGTTGGATAA
- a CDS encoding beta-lactamase domain protein, whose protein sequence is MAILQQKRAENVAGNFYVDSSCIDCDTCRWMAAVVFNRQASQSAVYQQPTTDESKLLAMQALLSCPTASIGTVEKPKEIKQVQQTFPIPIADNVYHCGYHAEASYGAASYFIQRPEGNILIDSPRFTPPLVKRLEALGGLKYLYLTHQDDVADHQKFKKHFHCQRILHQDDLQPSTQTVEIKLSGRETVELDPDVLIIPVPGHTKGHTVLLYKNKFLFTGDHLAWSPYLKQLYAFRRYCWYSWTQQLESMEKLAQYSFEWVLPGHGRRYHADVNTVKEQMQQCIDWMKQQ, encoded by the coding sequence ATGGCTATCTTACAGCAAAAAAGAGCAGAGAATGTAGCAGGAAATTTCTATGTAGATTCTAGCTGTATTGATTGCGATACTTGTCGGTGGATGGCAGCAGTAGTATTTAATCGTCAAGCATCCCAGTCCGCAGTTTACCAACAACCAACTACAGATGAGTCTAAACTGTTGGCAATGCAAGCTCTTTTATCTTGTCCCACGGCTTCAATTGGTACAGTAGAAAAGCCAAAGGAAATCAAGCAAGTTCAACAAACTTTTCCCATACCCATAGCGGATAATGTTTATCATTGTGGATATCATGCTGAAGCTTCTTATGGGGCTGCAAGTTATTTTATTCAAAGACCTGAAGGTAATATATTAATTGATTCCCCTCGCTTTACTCCACCGCTTGTAAAAAGGTTAGAAGCGTTAGGTGGGTTAAAATACTTATATCTTACCCATCAAGATGATGTGGCGGATCATCAAAAGTTTAAAAAACATTTCCATTGTCAGCGCATTTTACACCAAGATGATCTTCAACCATCTACTCAAACTGTTGAAATCAAATTATCTGGTAGAGAAACAGTAGAATTAGATCCAGATGTCTTAATTATTCCTGTCCCTGGACATACTAAAGGGCATACCGTTTTACTATATAAAAATAAATTCCTATTTACAGGTGATCATTTAGCTTGGTCGCCCTATCTCAAGCAACTTTATGCTTTTCGTCGTTATTGCTGGTATTCTTGGACACAACAGTTAGAATCGATGGAAAAACTGGCTCAATATTCCTTTGAATGGGTATTACCTGGTCATGGTCGTCGTTATCATGCTGATGTCAATACAGTTAAAGAACAAATGCAGCAATGTATTGATTGGATGAAACAGCAATAG
- a CDS encoding radical SAM domain/ B12 binding domain protein: protein MRVLLLYPLFPKSFWSFEKTLALVDCKALLPPLGLITVAAILPQAWEFKLVDHNIQEITEADWDWAELVLISGMIVQKQDILAQIAAAKERNKLVAIGGPYATTSPHEVQAAEADFLILDEGEITLPMFVEAIQRGDRSGIFRSEEKPAVTETPIPRYDLLDLNAYDNMSVQFSRGCPFQCEFCDIIVLYGRKPRTKTPQQLLAELQCIYDLGWRGAVFMVDDNFIGNKRNVKLLLQELQVWMAEKDYPFGLTTEASVDLAKDDELMKLMVECNFKKVFLGIETPDQDSLTLTNKFQNTRDPLTESIDKITRAGMQVMAGFIIGFDGEKPQAGDRIVQFVEQTAIPLAMFSMLQALPSTALWHRLESEGRLLNSSANINQTTLMNFVPTRAIEEIATEYVNAFWQLYDPATYLERVFRYYMKLGESKNAKTKRASWKSIRALGLILWKQGVIAQTRWLFWRNLIQVLIKKPRQLEIYLTLCAYLEHFIEYRLIVKEQINTQLANYMANRPKAKSIAS from the coding sequence ATGCGGGTTTTATTGTTATACCCCCTCTTCCCAAAAAGCTTTTGGTCATTTGAAAAGACTCTAGCTTTAGTAGACTGTAAAGCTCTCCTACCGCCTTTAGGTTTAATTACAGTAGCAGCTATCTTGCCCCAAGCTTGGGAATTTAAACTAGTAGATCACAATATTCAAGAGATTACAGAAGCAGATTGGGATTGGGCAGAATTGGTCTTAATCTCTGGGATGATCGTACAGAAACAGGATATTCTAGCTCAAATTGCTGCTGCCAAAGAGAGAAATAAACTAGTGGCTATTGGTGGCCCTTATGCTACAACTTCTCCCCATGAAGTTCAAGCAGCCGAAGCAGATTTTCTAATTTTAGATGAAGGGGAAATCACCTTACCGATGTTTGTTGAAGCAATTCAACGTGGCGATCGCAGTGGGATATTTCGCTCCGAAGAAAAACCTGCGGTGACAGAAACCCCCATACCTCGTTACGATTTGCTAGATTTAAACGCCTACGATAATATGTCAGTGCAATTTTCCCGTGGGTGTCCCTTCCAGTGTGAATTTTGCGACATTATTGTACTTTATGGTCGTAAACCCCGTACAAAAACCCCCCAACAATTGCTTGCGGAATTACAGTGTATCTATGATTTGGGCTGGCGCGGGGCTGTATTTATGGTGGATGATAACTTTATTGGCAATAAGCGCAACGTTAAATTATTGCTTCAAGAATTACAAGTCTGGATGGCAGAAAAAGATTATCCATTTGGTTTGACTACTGAAGCCTCGGTTGATTTAGCCAAAGATGACGAATTAATGAAATTGATGGTGGAATGTAACTTTAAAAAAGTATTTTTGGGGATAGAAACCCCAGATCAAGACAGTCTCACCCTCACCAATAAATTCCAAAACACTCGCGATCCTTTAACTGAATCCATTGATAAAATTACTAGAGCAGGAATGCAGGTAATGGCAGGATTTATTATTGGTTTCGATGGCGAAAAACCCCAAGCTGGCGATCGCATTGTCCAATTTGTCGAACAAACCGCAATTCCCTTAGCTATGTTTAGTATGTTACAGGCTTTACCGAGTACTGCTTTATGGCATCGGCTAGAATCTGAAGGCAGGTTATTAAACTCTAGTGCTAATATCAATCAAACCACTTTGATGAATTTCGTGCCAACAAGAGCGATAGAAGAAATTGCCACAGAATATGTTAATGCTTTTTGGCAACTTTATGACCCTGCTACCTATTTAGAGCGTGTATTTCGCTACTATATGAAATTGGGCGAATCTAAAAATGCCAAAACAAAACGGGCTAGCTGGAAGTCTATTCGTGCCTTAGGGTTAATACTTTGGAAACAAGGCGTTATAGCTCAAACTCGTTGGTTATTTTGGCGTAATTTGATTCAAGTGTTAATTAAGAAGCCTCGTCAGTTGGAGATATATTTAACTCTTTGTGCTTACTTAGAACACTTTATCGAGTATCGTCTGATTGTTAAAGAACAAATTAATACTCAATTAGCTAATTATATGGCGAACCGTCCCAAGGCTAAAAGTATTGCAAGTTAA